In Effusibacillus lacus, one genomic interval encodes:
- the remB gene encoding extracellular matrix regulator RemB yields the protein MFIHLGGDVMVPSKEVIAIFDLKMKESADATREFLNVAEEEGFIVVIDENESKSFVVTNRKVYFSPISSLTLKKRAGFVAELDER from the coding sequence ATGTTTATCCATTTGGGCGGAGACGTAATGGTACCGAGCAAAGAAGTCATTGCCATCTTTGATTTGAAAATGAAAGAGTCGGCGGATGCCACCCGGGAATTTCTGAACGTGGCCGAAGAAGAAGGTTTCATTGTGGTGATTGATGAAAACGAAAGCAAGTCGTTTGTGGTAACCAACCGCAAAGTGTATTTCTCGCCGATTTCATCCTTAACGCTAAAGAAACGTGCAGGTTTTGTGGCAGAACTTGACGAAAGATAA
- a CDS encoding prenyltransferase — MFLQSIKGVVTLIRIVPVLSWSFCAIILSVGFAVHDLKGFGSLSWPVVGILLTGSLLLQGIVAHAFNDRTDWQSGTDRHSPGILSGGSKVIPKGLYSDRQLLLVGTLGLIAAAGLGFYLSRVTSNLVWIFIAIGMWSAIAYTTGPLKLAYYPLAGEWLAAFPAMAACSLGTYYVLTGSISISIVWASVIHSLLCTAWLMQHHLSDIDSDLQASPRKLTTPAYVAMRWGKKYTPHVAAAYFLLAAFVSIMATLGVHRIFIFSLVCSLLGALAAWNTNPRNIGNITFNQIKMIAVTIVHTLILFGFEVITY; from the coding sequence ATGTTCCTTCAATCGATTAAAGGCGTTGTAACGCTGATCCGAATCGTACCCGTGCTTTCATGGAGTTTCTGTGCGATCATTCTGTCTGTCGGATTTGCCGTGCATGATCTGAAGGGATTTGGTTCCCTGTCCTGGCCTGTGGTTGGGATCCTGTTGACCGGCTCCCTTCTCTTGCAGGGGATTGTGGCTCATGCATTCAACGACAGGACGGATTGGCAATCCGGAACGGATCGGCATTCTCCCGGCATTTTGTCCGGGGGCAGCAAGGTAATCCCCAAAGGACTTTATTCCGACAGGCAGCTGTTGCTGGTTGGCACCCTCGGCCTAATTGCTGCCGCAGGGCTCGGATTCTACCTGAGCCGGGTAACCTCGAACCTTGTCTGGATTTTTATAGCAATCGGCATGTGGTCAGCCATCGCCTACACAACCGGACCCTTGAAACTGGCTTATTACCCTTTGGCAGGGGAATGGTTGGCCGCCTTTCCCGCAATGGCCGCTTGTTCCCTTGGAACTTATTATGTATTGACGGGCTCCATTTCGATTTCAATTGTTTGGGCTTCCGTCATTCATTCCCTCTTGTGCACCGCATGGCTGATGCAGCATCATTTGAGCGATATTGATTCGGATTTGCAGGCCAGCCCGCGCAAACTGACAACTCCTGCATATGTAGCCATGCGCTGGGGAAAGAAATATACCCCTCATGTGGCAGCGGCTTATTTTTTGCTGGCGGCTTTCGTCAGTATTATGGCTACTCTGGGGGTACACAGGATTTTCATCTTTTCACTGGTTTGTTCCTTGCTCGGCGCTCTAGCCGCCTGGAATACCAATCCCCGAAACATCGGGAATATTACCTTCAACCAGATAAAGATGATTGCGGTGACGATCGTGCATACGTTGATCCTGTTTGGATTTGAGGTGATAACCTACTAG
- the yaaA gene encoding S4 domain-containing protein YaaA has protein sequence MTREVEVTSDEITLGQLLKYADIVGSGGEVKVFLREERILVNGEPENRRGRKLRPGDRIEIEGFEPMVIKGIGQA, from the coding sequence TTGACGAGGGAAGTGGAAGTAACCTCTGATGAAATCACCCTGGGGCAATTGCTTAAATACGCGGATATCGTCGGCTCCGGCGGGGAAGTGAAGGTGTTCTTGCGGGAAGAACGCATTCTTGTCAACGGCGAACCGGAGAACCGCCGCGGACGCAAACTCCGTCCCGGCGACCGGATTGAAATAGAAGGCTTCGAGCCGATGGTGATCAAGGGTATTGGACAGGCATGA
- the recF gene encoding DNA replication/repair protein RecF (All proteins in this family for which functions are known are DNA-binding proteins that assist the filamentation of RecA onto DNA for the initiation of recombination or recombinational repair.): MILQSLELKDFRNYESLSLQLSPQVTIFVGQNAQGKTNVLESILMLALAKSHRAGRDSEMIRWGADFASVSGVVERNQRNYSLDLKILPRGKKVRVNGLEKRKMSDFIGHLNVVLFAPEDLMLVKGAPQARRRFLDMELGQMSPQYLYNLAQYQKVLQQRNNILKDSERMDAGLVGTLSVWDEQLVEYGAKIIRKRLEFVEKIQQFSADIHQRITSGREELTLQYKSSLLENENCSGSLADFFREQLLSRQKDDFRRGSTSVGPHRDDIEVQINQQNVHTFGSQGQQRTAALSMKLAEIELIRHEVGEYPVLLLDDVLSELDEMRQLHLLESMGERVQTLITTTMTYGLQELMQEKAVVYRVMGGSIDRT, from the coding sequence ATGATACTTCAAAGCTTGGAATTAAAAGATTTTCGCAATTATGAATCGCTTTCTCTTCAACTGTCCCCACAGGTGACGATCTTTGTGGGGCAAAACGCGCAGGGAAAGACGAACGTATTGGAAAGTATTCTGATGCTGGCCCTTGCCAAGTCGCACAGGGCCGGCCGGGATTCGGAAATGATCCGCTGGGGAGCTGATTTCGCTTCGGTTTCCGGTGTTGTGGAAAGAAACCAACGCAACTACTCTCTTGACCTGAAGATTCTGCCGCGGGGCAAGAAAGTTCGTGTCAACGGTCTTGAGAAACGCAAAATGAGCGATTTCATTGGTCACCTGAATGTGGTATTGTTTGCACCAGAAGATCTTATGCTGGTAAAAGGGGCTCCGCAGGCCAGAAGAAGGTTTCTGGACATGGAGTTGGGACAAATGAGCCCTCAATACTTGTATAACCTGGCTCAGTATCAGAAAGTTCTGCAGCAAAGAAACAATATCCTGAAAGACAGTGAACGGATGGATGCAGGGCTGGTCGGAACGCTTTCCGTATGGGATGAGCAATTGGTTGAGTATGGCGCAAAGATTATCCGCAAAAGACTTGAATTTGTAGAGAAGATTCAGCAATTTTCTGCTGACATTCACCAACGAATCACTTCCGGGCGGGAAGAGTTGACGCTTCAATACAAAAGTTCCTTACTGGAAAACGAGAACTGCAGTGGTTCGTTGGCCGATTTTTTCCGGGAACAGTTACTCTCCCGCCAGAAAGATGATTTTCGGAGAGGTTCCACTTCGGTAGGCCCGCACCGTGATGACATTGAGGTGCAAATCAATCAACAGAATGTGCATACATTCGGATCCCAGGGACAGCAGCGCACAGCCGCCCTATCGATGAAACTTGCAGAGATCGAACTGATCAGACATGAAGTGGGAGAATATCCGGTTTTGCTGCTGGATGATGTGCTGTCAGAGTTGGACGAGATGAGACAATTGCACTTGCTTGAGAGTATGGGGGAACGGGTTCAGACCCTGATCACAACCACGATGACCTATGGATTGCAAGAACTGATGCAGGAAAAAGCGGTTGTATACAGGGTAATGGGAGGCAGTATCGATCGTACTTGA
- a CDS encoding polyprenyl synthetase family protein has product MNHPLLPEVSKEMQKVLSTGNPVLAPIVRYLLDTQGKGTRPLLVLLTGDIVSAPVQNSVRMAVAVELLHMASLVHDDIVDQSDLRRSRAAIHKQWGEGAAVLLGDYLFGKMLNVISSYPSIISCFADVIQNLVDGEFMQASQLHNPWLTEEEYLRRISLKTATFIAACCKVSSLAEGRQDLTEALGNFGHSLGMAYQLLDDLQDFLESPSALGKPVRQDLTNGIYTLPYLRSIPYTQSLATHYIQKSISSLSGLPPSRAKAGLIRFALNIKKKIDQLQEGILHVPSID; this is encoded by the coding sequence TTGAATCATCCGTTGTTGCCGGAAGTGAGTAAGGAAATGCAGAAAGTGCTTTCGACCGGGAATCCGGTACTGGCCCCCATTGTTCGTTATTTGTTGGATACCCAAGGGAAGGGTACAAGACCGCTGCTTGTGCTGCTTACCGGCGACATCGTGTCGGCTCCGGTCCAAAATTCGGTTCGCATGGCTGTTGCCGTTGAACTCCTGCATATGGCCTCTCTTGTCCATGATGATATTGTGGATCAGTCTGATCTTCGCCGAAGCCGGGCTGCCATTCACAAACAATGGGGTGAAGGAGCGGCCGTGCTGCTTGGGGATTATCTGTTTGGCAAGATGCTGAATGTGATCAGTTCCTATCCGTCGATAATCTCCTGTTTTGCAGACGTGATCCAGAATCTTGTAGACGGGGAGTTTATGCAGGCCAGTCAACTTCATAACCCCTGGTTGACGGAAGAAGAGTATCTGCGACGAATCTCTCTCAAGACAGCCACTTTCATCGCCGCCTGCTGCAAGGTCAGTAGTCTGGCGGAAGGTCGTCAGGATCTGACGGAAGCTCTTGGCAACTTTGGCCATTCCCTTGGAATGGCCTATCAACTGCTGGACGACCTGCAGGATTTTCTGGAATCTCCTTCCGCCCTGGGCAAACCGGTGAGGCAGGATCTAACAAACGGCATCTATACGCTTCCTTATCTTCGTTCCATTCCTTACACCCAATCGCTTGCCACCCATTACATACAAAAATCAATTTCCAGCCTTTCCGGGCTGCCCCCTTCCAGAGCCAAAGCCGGTCTCATCCGGTTTGCCCTGAACATAAAGAAAAAGATTGATCAACTTCAGGAGGGAATCTTGCATGTTCCTTCAATCGATTAA
- the gyrA gene encoding DNA gyrase subunit A: MPETGKVLPIDLSHELRNSFLDYAMSVIVSRAIPDVRDGLKPVHRRILYAMYEAGNTPDKPYRKSARIVGDVLGKYHPHGDSAVYDSLVRMAQDFSTRYLLVDGHGNFGSIDGDAAAAMRYTESRMSHIAMELLRDINKETVDFGPNYDGSEKEPLVLPSRYPNLLVNGSSGIAVGMATNIPPHNLREVIDGVLMLIDKPEATVYDLMEVVKGPDFPTGALILGRDGIRKAFETGRGSIIMRAVTEIEETKNGKAQIIVKEIPYQVNKARLVERIAELVRDKQIDGITDLRDESNRNGIRVVIELRRDVKPQVVLNNLYKHTPLQTSFGVNMLALVNGEPKVLNLRDTLYYYLMHQKEVIRRRTQFDLNKAEARAHILEGLRIALDHIDEVIALIRASKTDEDARNGLMSKFGLSTEQAQAILDMRLRRLTGLERDKIEAEYNELMKLIAHLKEILADEAKLMNVIREEITEIKERFGDDRRSQIVAAEGEIDMEDLIPQEDVVVTITHAGYVKRLPASTYKSQRRGGRGVTAMGTKEEDFVEHLFITSSHNYILFFTNKGKVYRLKAYEVPEFGRAAKGTPIINLLNIEQGETISAVVPLKEITDGQYLFMATRKGVVKKTPLTEFANIRKGGLIALTIREDDELFGVRMTDGNREIIMGTRNGMSIRFKESDVRPMGRAATGVRGITLREDDYVIDMDIIEPGYDVLAVTSRGFGKRTGEADYRLQTRGGKGIKTINVTEKNGHVVGLKVVSPDEELMIITNTGVVIRIRNKEISEQGRYTQGVKLITLREDEEVSTVARVVSNEDDDEGDMEETP, translated from the coding sequence ATGCCGGAAACAGGCAAAGTCTTACCTATTGATCTGAGTCATGAACTGCGTAATTCCTTCTTGGACTATGCGATGAGCGTTATTGTCAGCCGTGCGATTCCGGATGTTCGAGACGGACTGAAACCGGTTCACCGCCGGATTCTCTATGCCATGTATGAAGCAGGCAACACACCTGACAAACCATATAGAAAGTCTGCCCGAATTGTCGGGGACGTACTCGGTAAATACCATCCCCACGGAGACTCTGCGGTATATGATTCTCTTGTGCGAATGGCACAGGACTTTTCTACCCGTTACCTGCTTGTGGACGGGCATGGAAACTTCGGTTCGATCGACGGAGACGCGGCGGCAGCAATGCGGTATACGGAATCCCGCATGTCCCATATTGCAATGGAACTGCTTCGTGACATCAACAAAGAAACGGTTGATTTCGGGCCCAACTACGACGGAAGTGAGAAAGAGCCGCTGGTTCTGCCTTCCCGGTACCCCAACCTGCTGGTTAACGGTTCTTCCGGGATTGCGGTTGGAATGGCAACAAACATTCCGCCCCATAACCTGCGTGAAGTTATCGATGGCGTGCTGATGTTGATTGACAAACCGGAAGCGACTGTATATGACCTGATGGAGGTTGTGAAGGGTCCTGATTTTCCGACGGGTGCTCTCATCCTGGGACGGGATGGCATTCGCAAAGCGTTTGAGACCGGCCGTGGATCCATTATTATGAGGGCGGTTACGGAAATTGAAGAAACAAAGAACGGCAAAGCCCAGATCATCGTCAAGGAGATTCCTTATCAGGTCAACAAGGCTCGCTTGGTGGAGCGGATTGCGGAACTTGTCCGGGATAAGCAGATTGACGGCATTACCGACCTGCGGGATGAGTCCAACCGCAACGGAATCCGGGTTGTCATTGAACTGCGCCGGGATGTAAAACCTCAGGTTGTATTGAACAACTTGTACAAACACACTCCGCTCCAAACTTCCTTCGGAGTGAATATGCTGGCGCTGGTGAATGGTGAGCCGAAGGTTCTCAACCTTCGTGACACGCTTTATTATTATCTGATGCACCAGAAAGAAGTCATCCGCCGCCGCACACAGTTCGATCTGAACAAAGCGGAAGCGCGGGCGCACATTTTGGAAGGCTTGCGGATTGCCCTGGATCACATTGACGAAGTAATCGCTCTGATCCGCGCTTCCAAGACGGATGAAGACGCCCGGAACGGTTTGATGAGCAAGTTTGGCCTTTCGACCGAACAGGCACAAGCAATTCTTGATATGCGTCTCCGCCGGTTAACAGGACTCGAACGGGACAAAATAGAGGCCGAGTACAATGAACTGATGAAACTGATCGCCCATTTGAAAGAAATCCTGGCAGATGAAGCCAAGTTGATGAATGTCATTCGTGAGGAAATCACAGAGATCAAAGAACGGTTTGGAGATGACCGCCGTTCACAGATCGTGGCTGCCGAAGGCGAAATTGACATGGAAGATCTGATCCCGCAGGAGGATGTAGTGGTTACGATTACCCACGCGGGATACGTGAAGCGCTTGCCCGCATCTACCTATAAGAGCCAGCGTCGGGGCGGACGGGGTGTCACCGCCATGGGGACCAAGGAAGAGGATTTTGTCGAACATTTGTTTATCACCTCTTCCCATAACTACATCTTGTTCTTTACGAATAAGGGGAAAGTGTACCGACTGAAAGCGTATGAGGTTCCCGAGTTTGGCCGGGCGGCCAAAGGGACGCCGATCATCAACCTGCTGAACATTGAACAAGGAGAGACGATCTCGGCTGTGGTTCCGCTGAAGGAAATTACGGACGGGCAGTATCTGTTCATGGCCACCCGCAAAGGGGTCGTAAAGAAGACACCTCTCACCGAATTTGCCAACATCCGCAAGGGCGGTCTGATCGCGCTTACCATCCGGGAAGATGACGAACTGTTTGGCGTCCGAATGACGGATGGCAACCGGGAGATCATCATGGGAACGCGCAATGGCATGTCGATTCGCTTTAAAGAAAGCGATGTCCGGCCAATGGGACGTGCCGCAACGGGGGTTCGCGGCATCACGCTGAGGGAAGACGATTACGTGATTGACATGGACATCATTGAACCTGGCTATGACGTACTGGCTGTAACTTCCCGCGGATTCGGAAAACGGACCGGTGAAGCGGATTACCGCTTGCAAACCCGCGGCGGCAAGGGAATCAAGACAATTAACGTAACCGAGAAGAACGGCCATGTGGTCGGACTGAAAGTGGTGTCTCCTGACGAGGAATTGATGATCATCACCAATACCGGCGTGGTCATCCGTATCCGCAACAAAGAGATTTCCGAACAGGGCCGATACACCCAAGGGGTCAAGCTGATCACCTTGCGGGAGGATGAAGAAGTGTCTACCGTGGCGCGCGTTGTATCCAACGAGGACGACGACGAGGGCGACATGGAAGAAACACCTTAA
- the dnaA gene encoding chromosomal replication initiator protein DnaA, whose product MDRAGELWQRTLTMLEQTLSKPSFETWFKSTKPLSLEGNTLVVSVPNDFARDWLESRYLGIIRETLGSLTMTDMNVRFVIPQISDEQFETKESRRGKDQLGRVDRELTDEYIPSALNPKYTFETFVIGAGNRFAHAAALAVAEAPAKAYNPFFIYGGVGLGKTHLMHAIGHYVLEHNPAAKVMYISSEKFTNEFINSIQYNRTEDFRNKYRNIDVLLIDDIQFLAGKEQTQEEFFHTFNTLHEESKQIIISSDRPPKEIPTLEDRLRSRFEWGLITDIQPPDLETRVAILQKKAKADGLNIPNDVLMYIANKIDTNIRELEGALIRVVAYSSLINNDLTADLAAEALKDIISDNRPKTITIHEIQKVVGEHFNLKIEDFKAKKRTKAVAFPRQIAMYLARELTDFSLPKIGDEFGGRDHTTVIHAHEKITRELENNFSLRQTLESLKEKIRV is encoded by the coding sequence ATGGATCGGGCCGGCGAACTTTGGCAACGAACTCTGACAATGTTGGAACAAACTCTGTCCAAACCCAGTTTTGAAACCTGGTTCAAGTCAACCAAGCCGCTATCGCTGGAAGGCAATACGCTGGTTGTCAGTGTCCCTAACGATTTTGCACGAGATTGGCTTGAATCCAGGTATTTGGGAATCATTCGGGAGACCTTGGGATCTCTCACAATGACCGATATGAACGTTCGGTTTGTGATTCCACAAATATCGGACGAGCAGTTTGAAACAAAAGAATCCCGTCGGGGAAAAGACCAGCTGGGACGTGTGGACAGGGAATTGACTGACGAGTACATACCATCTGCGTTGAATCCCAAATACACCTTTGAGACATTCGTAATCGGAGCCGGCAACCGGTTCGCCCATGCAGCCGCATTGGCAGTGGCTGAAGCACCGGCCAAGGCCTATAATCCCTTCTTTATCTACGGTGGCGTAGGTCTCGGCAAAACCCACCTGATGCACGCTATCGGCCATTATGTATTGGAACACAACCCTGCTGCCAAGGTTATGTACATCTCCTCCGAGAAATTTACCAATGAGTTTATTAATTCGATTCAGTATAACCGGACGGAAGATTTTCGCAACAAGTACAGGAATATCGATGTGTTGCTGATCGACGACATCCAGTTTCTGGCCGGCAAGGAGCAGACACAGGAAGAATTCTTCCACACATTCAATACGCTGCATGAGGAAAGCAAACAAATCATCATATCCAGCGACCGGCCGCCCAAAGAGATTCCAACTTTGGAGGACAGGCTCCGATCCCGGTTTGAATGGGGATTGATCACCGACATTCAGCCTCCTGATCTTGAGACCCGTGTGGCGATTCTTCAAAAGAAAGCGAAAGCTGACGGCCTTAACATCCCGAACGATGTTCTTATGTATATCGCGAATAAGATCGATACGAACATACGTGAACTGGAAGGCGCCCTGATCCGGGTAGTGGCCTATTCTTCCCTGATCAACAACGATTTGACGGCGGATCTTGCGGCGGAAGCGCTGAAAGACATTATATCGGACAACCGTCCAAAAACAATTACAATTCATGAGATTCAAAAGGTTGTCGGAGAGCATTTTAATCTTAAAATTGAGGATTTTAAGGCGAAGAAACGGACCAAGGCCGTGGCATTTCCCCGTCAGATTGCTATGTATCTGGCTCGGGAACTGACCGATTTTTCCCTGCCAAAGATCGGAGACGAATTCGGTGGGCGGGATCACACTACCGTTATCCACGCCCACGAGAAAATTACCAGGGAATTGGAGAACAATTTTAGCTTGCGGCAAACCCTGGAATCACTTAAAGAAAAGATTCGAGTATAA
- the dnaN gene encoding DNA polymerase III subunit beta, with protein sequence MKVSIDRSALLAAIQNVQRSVSTKTTIPVLSGIKLSAERDTLKLTATDLETGIETGLPAHIENQQIVQIMEEGAIVLSARYLSEIVRKLPQSEVELEVKQNYLTIIRSGSSEFNLHGLHAEEFPKLPQVSGSQTFGIPAIVLKDMIRQTVPAVSSEEIRPVLTGVVAVLQEGRLRFVATDSHRLAQRIVNVEAPAELAFSNVIIPGKSLSELGRLLPDNDSLVDVVIADNQIMFKFENTQFYSRLIDGQYPDTSRIIPTSFKTRIQVGTKELLDAVDRAALIARDNDNNVVRLNIRAGQSEISSNSADVGKVTESIHFADFQGEELLIAFNAKYLIDALRVVESESITVEFTGSMSPFLIKQSDNPDYIHLILPVRIY encoded by the coding sequence GTGAAAGTTTCAATCGATAGAAGCGCACTTCTGGCTGCGATTCAAAATGTGCAACGGTCTGTATCCACAAAAACGACAATTCCTGTTTTGTCGGGAATCAAACTGTCAGCGGAAAGAGATACGTTGAAATTGACCGCTACCGATTTGGAGACAGGCATTGAAACCGGTCTGCCCGCGCACATAGAGAATCAGCAGATTGTGCAAATTATGGAAGAAGGGGCCATCGTGCTTTCTGCACGTTATCTGTCTGAAATCGTGCGTAAATTGCCCCAATCTGAAGTGGAGCTGGAAGTGAAACAGAACTACCTGACCATCATCCGCTCCGGATCCTCCGAGTTTAATCTGCATGGTTTGCATGCGGAAGAGTTCCCCAAACTGCCGCAGGTTTCAGGCAGCCAAACCTTTGGCATTCCCGCCATTGTGCTGAAAGATATGATCCGGCAAACGGTGCCTGCCGTATCTTCGGAAGAAATTCGGCCTGTGCTGACAGGTGTTGTGGCGGTTCTGCAGGAAGGCCGTCTCCGGTTTGTGGCAACAGACAGCCATCGTTTGGCCCAGCGCATAGTGAATGTGGAAGCGCCAGCAGAACTTGCTTTTTCCAATGTGATTATCCCGGGTAAAAGCCTGTCCGAATTGGGACGCCTGCTGCCGGACAATGACAGTCTGGTCGATGTTGTGATTGCGGATAACCAGATCATGTTCAAATTTGAAAATACTCAGTTTTATTCCCGTTTGATTGACGGTCAGTATCCGGACACTTCCCGCATCATTCCAACCAGTTTCAAGACGCGGATCCAGGTTGGGACCAAAGAACTGCTTGATGCGGTGGACCGGGCAGCGCTAATTGCCCGGGACAATGACAATAATGTGGTGCGCTTGAACATCAGAGCGGGTCAGTCGGAGATCTCCTCCAATTCCGCAGATGTGGGCAAAGTGACCGAGTCAATCCATTTCGCCGATTTTCAGGGAGAAGAATTACTGATTGCCTTTAACGCCAAATATCTGATTGACGCTTTGCGGGTAGTGGAAAGCGAGTCGATTACCGTGGAATTCACCGGTTCCATGAGCCCTTTCCTGATCAAACAATCCGATAATCCGGACTATATCCATTTGATTTTGCCTGTAAGAATCTATTAA
- the gyrB gene encoding DNA topoisomerase (ATP-hydrolyzing) subunit B — MTQETHVYDESQIQVLEGLEAVRKRPGMYIGSTSVRGLHHLVWEIVDNSIDEALAGRCDTIDVIIHPDNSVTVRDNGSGIPVGIHPKMGIPTVEVVLTVLHAGGKFGGEGYKVSGGLHGVGSSVVNALSEWLEVEVRREGKIHRMRFERGKTVSPLEVMGDTDETGTTVTFKPDPEIFTETIEYSYDTLQSRLRELAFLNGGITITLSDERHEKSQSYQYEGGIASFVEYLNQNREVLHDPVFVSGEKDGVIAEVALQYNDTYGTSIHSFANNINTHEGGTHEVGFKTSLTRVINEYGKRMNLLKDDIKLDGDDVQEGLTAVISVKIPEPQFEGQTKTKLGNSEVRGIVQTMFGDKFTDFLNENPSVAKKIVEKALMAARAKEAARKARDLTRRKSALEVGSLPGKLADCTSRDASISELYIVEGDSAGGSAKQGRDSKFQAILPLRGKIINVEKARLDKILSNTEIRAIITAVGTGIGQDFDLSKARYHKIVIMTDADVDGSHIRILLLTFFYRYMKPLIDSGYVYIAQPPLYKITKGKQIVYAYNDKDLERLLEEMGRTGIGIQRYKGLGEMNPDQLWETTMDPEHRTLLQVSMEDAAEADMIFDKLMGERVEPRREFIEENAKFVRNLDI, encoded by the coding sequence ATGACGCAAGAGACGCACGTATATGACGAGTCCCAGATACAGGTCCTGGAAGGCCTTGAAGCTGTTCGCAAGCGTCCGGGCATGTACATTGGTTCAACAAGTGTCAGAGGATTGCATCACCTGGTATGGGAGATTGTCGACAACAGTATCGACGAAGCGCTCGCGGGACGGTGCGATACAATTGACGTCATAATACATCCTGACAACAGTGTGACGGTTAGGGATAACGGGAGCGGAATTCCGGTAGGGATCCACCCGAAGATGGGAATTCCAACTGTGGAAGTGGTATTGACGGTTCTCCACGCAGGTGGGAAGTTTGGCGGAGAAGGATATAAGGTTTCGGGAGGTCTCCACGGGGTGGGGTCCTCTGTTGTGAATGCCCTTTCCGAGTGGCTGGAAGTGGAAGTCAGACGGGAAGGCAAGATTCACCGTATGCGTTTTGAAAGAGGGAAGACGGTTTCTCCGCTGGAAGTGATGGGGGACACTGATGAGACAGGAACCACGGTGACATTCAAACCGGATCCGGAAATCTTTACCGAAACGATTGAATATTCCTATGATACCCTGCAGTCACGATTGCGTGAACTGGCGTTTTTGAATGGCGGAATTACCATTACATTGTCGGATGAACGGCATGAAAAGTCGCAGTCTTATCAATACGAGGGCGGAATCGCTTCATTCGTCGAATATCTGAACCAAAACAGGGAAGTGCTGCATGACCCGGTATTCGTATCAGGAGAGAAAGACGGCGTGATTGCCGAGGTTGCGCTCCAATACAATGACACTTACGGTACCAGCATTCATTCCTTTGCGAACAATATCAACACTCACGAAGGCGGAACTCACGAAGTGGGATTCAAGACTTCGCTGACCCGTGTGATCAACGAATATGGAAAACGGATGAATCTGCTGAAAGATGACATAAAACTGGACGGGGATGATGTGCAGGAGGGGTTGACTGCAGTCATCTCGGTCAAGATCCCGGAACCCCAATTTGAAGGCCAGACGAAAACCAAGTTGGGCAATTCGGAAGTGAGAGGGATCGTCCAGACGATGTTTGGCGACAAATTTACCGATTTTCTCAACGAAAATCCGAGTGTTGCCAAAAAAATCGTCGAGAAGGCGCTGATGGCCGCCAGGGCCAAGGAGGCTGCCCGTAAGGCACGCGATCTGACCCGCCGCAAAAGCGCTTTGGAAGTGGGTTCTCTGCCGGGGAAACTGGCAGATTGCACTTCCAGAGACGCCTCCATTTCGGAACTGTACATTGTGGAAGGGGATTCTGCAGGCGGTTCTGCCAAACAGGGACGCGACAGCAAGTTTCAAGCGATTCTGCCTTTGCGCGGAAAGATCATAAACGTGGAAAAGGCGCGTCTTGACAAGATTCTGTCCAATACGGAAATTCGCGCCATTATAACTGCGGTCGGAACCGGAATCGGCCAGGACTTCGATTTGTCCAAAGCTCGTTATCACAAAATCGTAATCATGACCGATGCTGATGTGGACGGTTCCCATATCCGCATTCTCCTGCTCACTTTCTTCTACCGTTACATGAAACCGTTGATCGATTCGGGTTATGTCTATATTGCGCAGCCACCCCTTTATAAGATTACTAAGGGAAAGCAGATTGTATACGCCTATAATGACAAGGATTTGGAACGGTTGCTTGAAGAAATGGGGCGCACCGGCATCGGAATCCAGCGATATAAGGGTCTTGGCGAGATGAACCCGGATCAGTTGTGGGAGACAACAATGGATCCTGAGCATCGTACGCTGCTGCAGGTCTCGATGGAGGATGCGGCTGAAGCGGACATGATTTTTGACAAGCTGATGGGGGAACGTGTGGAGCCGCGCAGGGAATTCATCGAAGAAAATGCGAAATTCGTGCGCAACCTTGACATATAA